In Oceanotoga teriensis, the DNA window TTTATTATTAAACTTAGAAAATTATGACATAGATATAGTAGTAGAAGGTGATGCCAACAAATATGGAAAATATGTTGCAGAACAATTAATGATAAAATATATACCACATAAAAAATTTAATACATGCTCATTATACTTCAAAGATGGATTTAGAATAGACGTAGCAACAGCGAGAACAGAATATTATGAAGCACCAGCAGAATTACCAAAAGTAGAAGTAAGCACCATAAAAAAAGATCTATATAGAAGAGACTTCTCAATAAATACGATGGCAATAAGAATAAATCAAGAAACATTTGGAATGCTATTAGATTTTTTCACATCAAAATCAGATCTCGAAAACAAAATAATAAGAACACTATATCCATTATCTTTTGTAGAAGATCCAACAAGAATACTCAGAGCAATAAGATTTGAACAAAGATATGGATTCAAAATAAATAAACAAACAGAAGACTATCTAAGAAGAACAGTAGAAGGTAATTACCTTGAAAAAGTTACTGGACCGAGACTAAGAGAAGAAATAGAAAAAATATTAAAAGAACCAAACCCATTAAAAGCAATAAAAAGAATGGGTGAATTCAAAATAATAACCCATCTATTCCCATACACATACTACACACCAACACTTGAAAAAGATGTAGAAAAACTATTCGAATACTATGAAATAATAAAACACAAAGCACCAATATACACATACAAAGTAAGAAAATTACACTTATTATTCTATATACTATTACAATATACTCCCAACAATTCATTAAAAGAAATACAACAAAGATATGGTTTACCTGGAGAATTCTTTGAAAAATTAGATCAAGCAAAAAAAGCTTATCAAACAATAAATGAACAAAAAGAAATAAGTAATTCAAAATATTATGAAATACTCTGTACATTCAATAATGAACAAATAATATATACGGGAATAAAAGTATCAGACAACAAAAAACAAGAATATACAGACTACTTAAACAAAGTAAAAGAAATAAAATTAAAAACAACTGGAAAAGATCTCAAAGAAAAAGGATACAAAGGAAGACAAATAAAAGAAAAACTTGAAGAATTAAAAAAACTAAGATTAGATGAAAAAATAACTCCAGATCAAGAAAAAAACTACATATAAACAGGAGAATATTATTCTCCTGTTTTAAGACTTAAAATTTTATTAGCAATTCTTTCTGAAACTCTTTTATCAAAAGCTTTAGGTAAAATATTAAACTCATTCAAATCCTTATCTTCAACCATAGAAGCAATAATCTCAGCAGAAGCAACTTTAATAAAATCATCTATTTGAATTTTAGCTTTAATAGCTCCTCTAAAAATTCCTGGAAAAGCCAGTACATTATTAATTTGATTTGGAAAATCAGATCTACCTGTTCCTACAATTTTAGCACCATATTCTAATGCAATATTTGGCATTATTTCTGGAACTGGATTAGCTAAAGCAAAAATAATTGGATCAGAATTCATAACTTTAATCATATCACCACTCAAAACATTAGGAGCTGAAACACCTATAAAAACATCTGAACCATTCAAAGCATCAAAAAGGTCACCTTCAATATAATTTGGATTTATAATTTTAGCTATTTCATCTTGAAAAACATTAATATTCTTCTTCTTTTTACTTATAATACCTTTTAAATCACATAAAATAATATCCTTTATTCCATAAAACAGCAAAAGTTTAACAATAGCTATTCCTGCAGAACCTCCACCATTTACAACAACACGTATATCATCTTTAGATTTATTCACCAATTTCAAAGAATTTATTAAAGCTGCAAGAACAACTATTGCAGTACCATGTTGATCATCATGAAAAACAGGTATACCCAATTCTTTTTTCAATCTTTCTTCTATTTCAAAACATCTTGGTGCAGAAATATCTTCAAGATTTATTCCACCAAAAACAGGTGAAATATATTTAATTGTTTTAATAATCTCTTCTGTATCTTGAGTATCTAAACAAATAGGAATGGCATCAACTCCTCCAAACTCTTTAAATAAAATACATTTACCTTCCATAACTGGTAAAGCTGCTTCAGGACCTATATTCCCTAATCCTAAAACTGCCGA includes these proteins:
- a CDS encoding NAD(P)-dependent malic enzyme, which encodes MNLSEESLIFHEKFHGKFEIVSKIAIKNSHDLAITYTPGVSEPCIKIAKNPELAYKYTVKNNLVAVVTDGSAVLGLGNIGPEAALPVMEGKCILFKEFGGVDAIPICLDTQDTEEIIKTIKYISPVFGGINLEDISAPRCFEIEERLKKELGIPVFHDDQHGTAIVVLAALINSLKLVNKSKDDIRVVVNGGGSAGIAIVKLLLFYGIKDIILCDLKGIISKKKKNINVFQDEIAKIINPNYIEGDLFDALNGSDVFIGVSAPNVLSGDMIKVMNSDPIIFALANPVPEIMPNIALEYGAKIVGTGRSDFPNQINNVLAFPGIFRGAIKAKIQIDDFIKVASAEIIASMVEDKDLNEFNILPKAFDKRVSERIANKILSLKTGE